In the Rhinatrema bivittatum chromosome 6, aRhiBiv1.1, whole genome shotgun sequence genome, one interval contains:
- the LOC115094180 gene encoding zona pellucida sperm-binding protein 4-like isoform X2, which translates to MQRGGGCLRGWLPCLGFFSWAGLLCAPFLLVGGSVAPMFHCYLGYVELLVPGGPKVNVSVLDSKGTAHNMGQSCEYNLTMDLDGTSVFMLAYRRCFHTIINNVFTMRFQVFSYDSYGHSPPTQLTVSCPVPDPKRVLGTEMHLSCSVPSTRQLRCGPPGASWEQCRDAGCCYNSQETESSCFYGKTGCSPGGEFVVVIQKEVVHPFLDLTSLYLREMLSDPLCQPLLSRTRDLAVFHFPLSACGSVAKLEGSDLLYENVVFASRQVLKGQRGSITRDSAFSLAVHCKYTGTHEVGLNASVLTVAPPPPATNRGILQLELRIARDESYSTWFQPQDYPLVKTLRDPLYVEVRALSREDPSIVLLLDDCWATPHADPFAAVFWNLLVQGCPYTEDRPYQTLLHVVSASPDLPFPSHHKRFQVKTFVFLADTAARPPSHEVYIHCSAAICYSSRNETCLQQCPANFPGGKRRRGRASRHGLEEMVVSSGPLTFPMLRRMELDSLGREELRDAGSSVHAASVTQVLGMVVCVLLQHWPAFLLFGKFQQI; encoded by the exons ATGCAGCGGGGTGGGGGGTGTCTGAGGGGCTGGCTCCCCTGCCTGGGGTTTTTCTCATGGGCTGGGCTCTTGTGTGCACCCTTTCTGCTAGTTGGGGGTTCTGTAGCCCCCATGTTCCACTGCTACTTGGGATATGTGGAGCTTCTGGTACCGGGAGGCCCCAAGGTTAATGTATCTGTGTTAG ATTCTAAGGGGACGGCCCATAATATGGGGCAGAGCTGCGAGTATAACCTGACCATGGATTTGGATGGCACCTCTGTCTTCATGCTGGCTTACCGAAGATGCTTCCACACCATT ATCAATAATGTCTTCACCATGAGGTTCCAGGTTTTTTCCTATGATAGCTATGGCCATTCTCCTCCTACCCAGTTAACTGTCTCCTGCCCTGTCCCAGATCCAAAAAGGGTTCTGGGAACAGAAA TGCACCTCTCCTGCTCCGTCCCTTCCACAAGACAGCTGAGGTGTGGACCCCCAGGTGCCTCCTGGGAGCAGTGTCGGGATGCGGGCTGTTGCTATAACTCCCAGGAGACGGAGAGTAGTTGCTTCTATGGGAAGACAG GCTGCTCGCCCGGGGGAGAATTTGTGGTGGTGATACAGAAGGAGGTTGTACATCCTTTCCTGGATCTGACCTCCCTCTACCTGCGGGAGATGCTGTCTGATCCCCTGTGCCAGCCGCTGTTGTCCCGGACCCGGGACCTTGCAGTCTTCCACTTCCCCCTCTCTGCCTGTGGCTCTGtggcaaag TTGGAGGGATCGGATCTGCTCTATGAAAATGTGGTCTTTGCCTCAAGGCAGGTCCTGAAAGGGCAACGAGGGAGCATCACCCGGGATAGCGCCTTCAG CCTTGCTGTGCACTGTAAGTACACAGGAACCCACGAGGTGGGACTGAACGCCTCCGTGCTAACcgttgcaccccctcccccagccaccaACCGAGGGATCCTACAGCTGGAGCTGCGGATTGCTAGAG ATGAGAGCTACTCCACTTGGTTTCAGCCCCAGGATTACCCACTGGTGAAAACCCTGCGAGATCCCCTCTATGTAGAAGTGCGGGCCCTCTCCCGTGAGGATCCTTCCATCGTGCTGCTGCTCGATGACTGCTGGGCCACCCCACACGCAGACCCTTTTGCTGCTGTGTTCTGGAATCTCCTTGTACAGGG GTGTCCTTACACGGAGGATAGACCCTACCAGACATTGCTCCATGTGGTGTCCGCATCCCCTGACCTCCCGTTTCCTTCCCATCACAAGCGTTTCCAGGTGAAAACCTTTGTTTTCCTGGCCGACACAGCTGCCCGACCTCCGAGCCACGAG gttTATATCCACTGCAGTGCTGCCATCTGCTACTCCTCCCGTAATGAGACCTGTCTTCAGCAGTGTCCTGCCAACTTTCCTG GTGGCAAGAGGCGGAGAGGACGTGCTTCCAGGCATGGCCTAGAAGAAATGGTGGTGTCTTCTGGCCCCTTGACTTTCCCGATGCTGAGACGGATGGAGCTAGATTCCCTAGGCAGGGAAGAGCTGCGGGATGCAG GATCCTCCGTCCACGCTGCCTCTGTTACACAGGTCCTGGGAATGGTGGTGTGTGTGTTGCTGCAGCACTGGCCTGCTTTTCTCCTTTTTGGCAAGTTCCAGCAGATCTAG
- the LOC115094180 gene encoding zona pellucida sperm-binding protein 4-like isoform X1, which translates to MQRGGGCLRGWLPCLGFFSWAGLLCAPFLLVGGSVAPMFHCYLGYVELLVPGGPKVNVSVLDSKGTAHNMGQSCEYNLTMDLDGTSVFMLAYRRCFHTIINNVFTMRFQVFSYDSYGHSPPTQLTVSCPVPDPKRVLGTEMHLSCSVPSTRQLRCGPPGASWEQCRDAGCCYNSQETESSCFYGKTGCSPGGEFVVVIQKEVVHPFLDLTSLYLREMLSDPLCQPLLSRTRDLAVFHFPLSACGSVAKVIQSLSPWWKGLSSRLILFFPQLEGSDLLYENVVFASRQVLKGQRGSITRDSAFSLAVHCKYTGTHEVGLNASVLTVAPPPPATNRGILQLELRIARDESYSTWFQPQDYPLVKTLRDPLYVEVRALSREDPSIVLLLDDCWATPHADPFAAVFWNLLVQGCPYTEDRPYQTLLHVVSASPDLPFPSHHKRFQVKTFVFLADTAARPPSHEVYIHCSAAICYSSRNETCLQQCPANFPGGKRRRGRASRHGLEEMVVSSGPLTFPMLRRMELDSLGREELRDAGSSVHAASVTQVLGMVVCVLLQHWPAFLLFGKFQQI; encoded by the exons ATGCAGCGGGGTGGGGGGTGTCTGAGGGGCTGGCTCCCCTGCCTGGGGTTTTTCTCATGGGCTGGGCTCTTGTGTGCACCCTTTCTGCTAGTTGGGGGTTCTGTAGCCCCCATGTTCCACTGCTACTTGGGATATGTGGAGCTTCTGGTACCGGGAGGCCCCAAGGTTAATGTATCTGTGTTAG ATTCTAAGGGGACGGCCCATAATATGGGGCAGAGCTGCGAGTATAACCTGACCATGGATTTGGATGGCACCTCTGTCTTCATGCTGGCTTACCGAAGATGCTTCCACACCATT ATCAATAATGTCTTCACCATGAGGTTCCAGGTTTTTTCCTATGATAGCTATGGCCATTCTCCTCCTACCCAGTTAACTGTCTCCTGCCCTGTCCCAGATCCAAAAAGGGTTCTGGGAACAGAAA TGCACCTCTCCTGCTCCGTCCCTTCCACAAGACAGCTGAGGTGTGGACCCCCAGGTGCCTCCTGGGAGCAGTGTCGGGATGCGGGCTGTTGCTATAACTCCCAGGAGACGGAGAGTAGTTGCTTCTATGGGAAGACAG GCTGCTCGCCCGGGGGAGAATTTGTGGTGGTGATACAGAAGGAGGTTGTACATCCTTTCCTGGATCTGACCTCCCTCTACCTGCGGGAGATGCTGTCTGATCCCCTGTGCCAGCCGCTGTTGTCCCGGACCCGGGACCTTGCAGTCTTCCACTTCCCCCTCTCTGCCTGTGGCTCTGtggcaaag GTGATCCAGAGCCTCTCTCCATGGTGGAAAGGACTATCTTCTAGACTGATCCTGTTCTTCCCTCAGTTGGAGGGATCGGATCTGCTCTATGAAAATGTGGTCTTTGCCTCAAGGCAGGTCCTGAAAGGGCAACGAGGGAGCATCACCCGGGATAGCGCCTTCAG CCTTGCTGTGCACTGTAAGTACACAGGAACCCACGAGGTGGGACTGAACGCCTCCGTGCTAACcgttgcaccccctcccccagccaccaACCGAGGGATCCTACAGCTGGAGCTGCGGATTGCTAGAG ATGAGAGCTACTCCACTTGGTTTCAGCCCCAGGATTACCCACTGGTGAAAACCCTGCGAGATCCCCTCTATGTAGAAGTGCGGGCCCTCTCCCGTGAGGATCCTTCCATCGTGCTGCTGCTCGATGACTGCTGGGCCACCCCACACGCAGACCCTTTTGCTGCTGTGTTCTGGAATCTCCTTGTACAGGG GTGTCCTTACACGGAGGATAGACCCTACCAGACATTGCTCCATGTGGTGTCCGCATCCCCTGACCTCCCGTTTCCTTCCCATCACAAGCGTTTCCAGGTGAAAACCTTTGTTTTCCTGGCCGACACAGCTGCCCGACCTCCGAGCCACGAG gttTATATCCACTGCAGTGCTGCCATCTGCTACTCCTCCCGTAATGAGACCTGTCTTCAGCAGTGTCCTGCCAACTTTCCTG GTGGCAAGAGGCGGAGAGGACGTGCTTCCAGGCATGGCCTAGAAGAAATGGTGGTGTCTTCTGGCCCCTTGACTTTCCCGATGCTGAGACGGATGGAGCTAGATTCCCTAGGCAGGGAAGAGCTGCGGGATGCAG GATCCTCCGTCCACGCTGCCTCTGTTACACAGGTCCTGGGAATGGTGGTGTGTGTGTTGCTGCAGCACTGGCCTGCTTTTCTCCTTTTTGGCAAGTTCCAGCAGATCTAG